A single window of Enterobacteriaceae bacterium ESL0689 DNA harbors:
- a CDS encoding PAAR domain-containing protein: MMARALACLGDKTSYGEIISVTASWFEGNKAIARTGDKASCSKCNGYFEILASAQDWAEEGKAYAATGDKVLCRCPDHYVYGSATQSTSTGTGSLTSRNTSQSPVPAQQAQDASARNCIRFQCAGDDGQLMAGCRYTLMFPDGRAEAGITDEYGVTGWHYAESAENINLHILMD; the protein is encoded by the coding sequence ATGATGGCAAGAGCACTGGCCTGCCTTGGCGACAAAACAAGTTACGGTGAAATTATTTCGGTAACGGCATCCTGGTTTGAAGGGAATAAAGCGATAGCCCGAACCGGCGATAAAGCCTCATGCAGCAAATGTAATGGCTATTTTGAAATCCTTGCCTCTGCACAGGACTGGGCAGAAGAAGGCAAAGCATATGCTGCCACAGGTGACAAAGTGCTGTGCCGTTGCCCCGATCACTATGTTTACGGTTCAGCCACACAGTCTACCAGCACAGGTACTGGCTCTCTGACCTCCCGCAATACCAGTCAGTCGCCTGTCCCGGCGCAGCAGGCACAGGATGCCAGCGCCCGGAACTGTATTCGCTTTCAGTGCGCTGGTGACGATGGCCAGCTAATGGCTGGTTGCCGCTACACTCTGATGTTCCCGGACGGACGTGCTGAAGCTGGTATTACCGATGAATACGGGGTTACCGGATGGCATTATGCCGAATCTGCTGAAAATATTAACCTGCATATATTAATGGATTAA
- the mdoH gene encoding glucans biosynthesis glucosyltransferase MdoH, with translation MNNTIKYIKALPLSDAEKAALPDTSLQAVHQALDAEHRVYLRDDDSPLGSVRSRLEHSWPDSLAGNQLTEDAEDRTQLRATPKVKRFPMSPDPWRTNPFGRFWDRLRGRDVTPRYLSRLTKEERAIEQKWRTVGTIRRYILLLLTLSQTVVATWYMKTVLPYQGWALINPLDMAGQDLWISFMQLLPYVLQSGILVLFAILFFWISAGFWTALMGFLQLLIGRDKYSISSSVVGNEPLNPEHRTALIMPICNEDVDRVFAGLRATWESIKATGQQQHFDVYILSDSYDPDICVSEQKAWMELIAEVQGEGRIFYRRRRRRVKRKSGNIDDFCRRWGSQYSYMVVLDADSVMTGECLTQLVRLMEANPNAGIIQSSPRAAGMDTLYARCQQFATRVYGPLFTAGLHFWQLGESHYWGHNAIIRVKPFIEHCALAPLPGEGSFAGSILSHDFVEAALMRRAGWGVWIAYDLPGSYEELPPNLLDELKRDRRWCHGNLMNFRLFLVKGMHPVHRAVFLTGVMSYLSAPLWFMFLALSTALQIVHVLTEPQYFLQPRQLFPVWPQWRPELAIALFASTMVLLFLPKLLSIILVWCKGPKAYGGFFRVTLSLLLEVLFSVLLAPVRMMFHTVFVASAFMGWKVVWNSPQRDDDSTPWREAFKRHGSQLLLGLVWATGMAWLDLRFLFWLAPIVFSLILSPFVSVISSRATLGLRALRCKLFLIPEEYSPPPVLQDTDKYLVVNHQRALDNGFMHAIFNPSFNALATAMATARHGQSEALEITRERHIEQALSEKPEKLDREHCLLLLSDPATMSRLHYRVWAAPEQYAAWVTAYQQLVLNPQALVLKTK, from the coding sequence ATGAATAATACAATCAAGTATATTAAAGCGCTGCCGCTGTCAGACGCTGAAAAGGCCGCGCTTCCTGATACCAGTCTGCAGGCCGTGCATCAGGCGCTGGATGCTGAACATCGTGTTTATCTGCGTGATGATGACTCACCGTTGGGTTCTGTCCGATCACGGCTGGAACATAGCTGGCCAGACTCGCTGGCAGGCAACCAGTTAACAGAAGATGCGGAAGATCGTACCCAGCTTCGCGCGACACCAAAAGTGAAACGTTTTCCGATGTCCCCTGATCCGTGGCGAACCAACCCATTTGGTCGCTTCTGGGATCGATTGCGTGGACGTGACGTCACGCCGCGTTATCTTTCTCGTCTGACCAAAGAAGAGCGGGCGATTGAGCAAAAATGGCGCACGGTGGGGACAATTCGGCGCTATATCCTGTTGTTGCTGACGCTGTCACAAACCGTGGTTGCCACCTGGTATATGAAAACCGTTCTGCCTTATCAGGGATGGGCGTTGATTAACCCGCTGGATATGGCCGGTCAGGATCTGTGGATCTCCTTTATGCAATTGCTGCCGTATGTGCTGCAATCCGGCATTCTGGTGCTGTTCGCCATCCTGTTTTTCTGGATTTCAGCTGGGTTCTGGACGGCATTGATGGGATTTCTGCAACTGCTGATCGGACGTGATAAATACAGTATCTCCTCTTCTGTTGTCGGTAATGAGCCACTGAATCCTGAGCATCGCACTGCGCTGATCATGCCTATCTGTAATGAAGATGTTGATCGAGTGTTTGCCGGGCTGCGTGCGACCTGGGAGTCGATAAAAGCCACCGGTCAGCAACAGCATTTTGATGTCTATATCCTCAGTGACAGTTATGATCCCGATATCTGCGTTTCTGAGCAGAAGGCCTGGATGGAACTGATTGCTGAAGTGCAGGGCGAAGGGCGGATTTTTTATCGCCGCCGCCGCCGTCGGGTAAAACGGAAAAGCGGTAATATTGATGACTTCTGCCGTCGCTGGGGTAGCCAGTATAGTTATATGGTTGTGCTGGATGCCGATTCGGTCATGACCGGGGAATGTCTGACGCAGTTAGTGCGTCTGATGGAGGCCAATCCGAATGCCGGAATTATCCAGTCCTCACCGCGCGCGGCGGGGATGGATACGCTCTATGCGCGCTGTCAGCAGTTTGCGACGCGTGTCTACGGGCCGTTATTCACGGCTGGTTTACATTTCTGGCAGCTTGGCGAATCCCATTACTGGGGACACAATGCGATTATCCGGGTGAAACCGTTTATTGAGCACTGCGCCCTGGCGCCTTTGCCGGGAGAGGGCTCTTTTGCCGGGTCTATTCTGTCTCATGACTTCGTCGAGGCGGCATTAATGCGGCGTGCCGGATGGGGAGTATGGATTGCCTATGATCTGCCTGGCTCCTATGAAGAACTGCCGCCGAATTTGCTGGATGAACTGAAACGCGATCGTCGCTGGTGTCATGGCAACCTGATGAACTTCCGCTTGTTCCTGGTAAAAGGTATGCATCCGGTACATCGGGCGGTATTTCTGACCGGGGTGATGTCTTACCTGTCGGCACCGCTGTGGTTTATGTTCCTTGCGTTATCGACGGCATTACAGATCGTACACGTATTGACCGAACCACAATACTTTTTACAACCGCGACAGTTATTCCCCGTATGGCCACAGTGGCGTCCGGAACTGGCGATCGCACTGTTCGCATCGACAATGGTGCTGCTGTTTTTGCCCAAATTACTGAGCATCATTCTGGTATGGTGCAAAGGTCCAAAAGCCTATGGTGGCTTTTTCCGCGTGACGCTTTCTTTGTTACTCGAAGTGTTATTCTCGGTGTTGCTGGCACCGGTGCGGATGATGTTTCATACCGTATTTGTGGCCAGTGCCTTCATGGGCTGGAAAGTGGTATGGAATTCCCCACAACGTGATGATGATTCGACACCGTGGCGTGAAGCGTTTAAACGGCATGGTTCTCAGTTATTACTGGGGCTGGTATGGGCGACAGGTATGGCATGGCTGGATTTGCGCTTTTTATTCTGGCTGGCACCAATTGTGTTCTCACTGATTCTATCCCCCTTTGTGTCGGTGATTTCCAGTCGGGCAACCCTGGGATTGCGTGCTTTACGTTGTAAACTCTTTCTGATCCCGGAAGAGTATTCGCCACCACCGGTCTTGCAGGATACCGATAAGTATCTGGTGGTGAATCATCAGCGAGCGCTGGATAATGGCTTTATGCATGCCATCTTTAATCCCTCATTTAATGCGCTAGCGACAGCGATGGCGACTGCGCGTCATGGTCAGAGTGAAGCGCTGGAAATAACCCGTGAACGCCATATAGAACAGGCACTGAGCGAAAAACCGGAAAAACTGGATCGCGAACATTGTCTGCTGCTGTTAAGTGACCCTGCCACAATGTCACGGTTGCACTATCGGGTCTGGGCGGCCCCTGAGCAATATGCGGCATGGGTGACGGCATATCAGCAATTAGTGCTTAATCCACAGGCACTGGTGTTGAAAACAAAATAA
- the mdoG gene encoding glucans biosynthesis protein MdoG, whose product MKIKSQMIQLRWLSAVVMLSLCTPSAWAFSIDDVAKEARTLAGKSYEAPKSNLPSVFRDMKYAEYQQIQFNHDKAYWNNQKIPFRLEFYHQGMYFDTPVTINEVTASSVRKIKYSPDYFDFGNVKFDKNTVKNLGFAGFKILYPINNKEKRDEIVSMLGASYFRVIGMGQVYGLSARGLAIDTALPSGEEFPRFREYWIERPKPLDKRLTIYALLDSPRATGAYRFVVMPGRNTTVDVQSKVYLRDKVGKLSIAPLTSMFLFGSNQPSPTLNYRPELHDSDGLAILAGNDEWIWRPLNNPKRLAVSSYTMENPKGFGLLQRGRQFSRFEDLDDRYDLRPGAWITPKGDWGKGKIELVEIPTNDETNDNIVTYWIPDQLPEPGKEMEFQYSIVFSRDEDKLHAPDNAYVLQTRRAVGDVKQSNLTRQPDGTVAFIVDFTGAEMKKLPADTPITAQVSSNDNADIIENVVRYNPAVKGWRMILRVKVKDPKKTTEMRAALVNADQTLSETWSYQLPANE is encoded by the coding sequence ATGAAAATAAAATCACAGATGATCCAGCTGCGCTGGCTAAGCGCAGTCGTGATGTTGTCCCTGTGCACTCCATCGGCATGGGCGTTCAGTATTGATGATGTTGCAAAAGAGGCCAGGACGTTAGCCGGAAAAAGTTATGAAGCGCCGAAGAGTAACCTACCCTCCGTTTTTCGTGATATGAAGTATGCGGAATACCAGCAAATTCAGTTTAATCACGATAAAGCCTACTGGAACAATCAAAAAATCCCGTTCAGGCTTGAGTTTTATCATCAGGGGATGTACTTCGATACCCCTGTCACGATCAACGAAGTGACGGCCAGTAGTGTCCGAAAAATCAAATATAGCCCGGATTATTTTGATTTTGGCAACGTTAAGTTTGATAAAAATACGGTAAAAAACCTCGGTTTTGCTGGATTCAAGATCCTGTATCCGATCAATAACAAAGAAAAAAGAGACGAAATCGTCAGTATGCTGGGTGCCAGTTACTTCCGTGTTATCGGCATGGGACAGGTTTATGGCTTATCTGCGCGTGGGCTGGCCATTGATACCGCCTTGCCTTCCGGGGAAGAGTTCCCGCGTTTTCGTGAATACTGGATTGAACGTCCCAAACCGCTGGATAAGCGTTTGACTATTTATGCGTTACTGGATTCGCCTCGTGCGACAGGGGCATACCGTTTTGTGGTTATGCCGGGTCGTAATACCACGGTTGATGTTCAGTCAAAAGTGTATTTACGCGATAAAGTCGGCAAACTGAGTATCGCGCCATTAACCAGTATGTTCCTGTTCGGTTCCAACCAACCTTCACCGACACTCAATTATCGACCAGAGCTGCATGACTCTGATGGCCTGGCGATACTGGCCGGTAATGATGAATGGATCTGGCGTCCGCTGAATAATCCAAAACGTCTGGCGGTCAGCAGCTATACCATGGAAAATCCTAAAGGATTTGGCCTGCTGCAACGCGGACGACAATTCTCCCGCTTTGAAGATCTTGATGATCGTTATGACCTGCGTCCGGGGGCGTGGATAACACCGAAAGGTGACTGGGGTAAAGGGAAAATCGAACTGGTTGAAATTCCGACCAACGATGAAACCAATGATAATATCGTAACTTACTGGATACCGGATCAATTACCGGAACCAGGAAAAGAGATGGAGTTTCAGTACTCGATTGTTTTCAGTCGTGATGAAGATAAACTGCATGCGCCAGATAACGCCTATGTTTTACAAACCCGCCGTGCTGTCGGTGACGTAAAACAATCCAATCTGACCCGTCAGCCGGATGGTACGGTAGCCTTTATTGTCGACTTCACCGGCGCTGAAATGAAAAAACTGCCTGCTGATACCCCGATAACGGCACAGGTCAGCAGTAATGATAATGCCGATATTATTGAAAATGTCGTTCGTTATAATCCTGCGGTGAAAGGATGGCGTATGATTCTGCGTGTCAAAGTGAAAGATCCGAAGAAAACCACTGAAATGCGGGCGGCACTGGTCAACGCTGATCAGACATTGAGTGAAACATGGAGCTATCAGCTACCTGCCAATGAATAA
- the mdoC gene encoding glucans biosynthesis protein MdoC, translating to MKNTPPQREYFLDSIRAWLMLLGIPFHLSLIYSTHHWHVNSAVPSWGLTLFNDFIHAFRMQVFFVISGYFSYMLFLRYPLRKWWTIRIERVAIPMLTAIPLLTVPQFIMLQYTRGKAARWHTLSGYDHFNILSWELISHLWFLLVLVLLTSLAVVLFRWLNHRRSRNLSPLSDTVTLSKISLLFLLLGVLYALFRRTLFILYAPVLSNGLFHFMVMQTLFYLPFFLLGAQIFINPRLKKRFTTPSPGCFLGAVLGFIAYRLNQHYGSGSEWLYEMDAIITMVLGVWMVNVVFSLGYRLLDFQSIRVTYFVNASLFIYLVHHPLTLLYGVWIAPMIQSNGAGFIAGLVFVMGIALMLYEAHLRLPLLRFLFSGKYPAAGVKSSLLPAATPFPVHGSSD from the coding sequence ATGAAAAATACGCCACCACAACGTGAATATTTCCTGGATAGCATCCGGGCATGGCTGATGCTGCTGGGTATCCCGTTTCACCTGTCACTGATCTATTCCACCCACCACTGGCATGTCAATAGTGCCGTGCCTTCGTGGGGTCTGACCCTGTTTAACGACTTCATCCATGCTTTTCGTATGCAGGTATTCTTTGTCATTTCGGGTTACTTTTCTTACATGCTGTTCCTGCGTTATCCGCTCAGGAAATGGTGGACTATCCGTATTGAACGTGTCGCCATTCCGATGCTGACCGCTATCCCACTGCTGACAGTACCACAGTTTATCATGCTGCAATATACCCGTGGTAAAGCGGCTCGCTGGCATACCCTTTCTGGCTATGATCACTTCAATATTCTGTCATGGGAATTAATTTCACATCTGTGGTTTTTACTGGTGCTGGTATTGCTGACATCATTGGCTGTCGTGTTATTCAGATGGCTAAACCACCGTCGCAGCAGAAATTTATCGCCACTTAGTGACACCGTCACGCTGAGTAAAATCAGTTTACTCTTTCTGCTACTGGGTGTGCTGTATGCCCTGTTTCGTCGGACGCTGTTCATCTTATATGCGCCCGTTCTCAGCAATGGGCTATTTCATTTCATGGTTATGCAGACACTGTTTTATCTGCCTTTCTTCCTGCTTGGTGCACAAATATTTATCAATCCGCGCCTTAAGAAACGGTTTACCACCCCATCACCGGGATGCTTCCTCGGCGCTGTACTGGGCTTTATTGCCTACCGTCTGAATCAACACTATGGTTCTGGCAGCGAATGGCTATACGAAATGGATGCGATTATCACCATGGTACTGGGCGTCTGGATGGTCAATGTGGTATTTTCGCTGGGTTATCGACTGCTTGATTTTCAGTCAATTCGCGTCACGTATTTTGTTAACGCATCGCTGTTTATTTATCTGGTGCATCATCCACTGACTCTGCTGTATGGCGTGTGGATCGCGCCGATGATTCAATCCAACGGCGCAGGTTTTATCGCTGGCCTGGTCTTCGTTATGGGTATCGCACTGATGTTGTATGAAGCGCATTTGCGGCTCCCGCTATTACGCTTTCTCTTTTCAGGAAAATATCCAGCCGCCGGAGTAAAATCTTCCTTACTACCTGCGGCTACTCCTTTCCCGGTACACGGCTCTTCCGACTGA
- a CDS encoding molecular chaperone, which translates to MNEFSMLCRVLGSLFYRSPQDPLLIPLFDVIREGKLAASWPLEQDKLLKRLQKNCAIPALTADYNALFVGEACSVSPQGGCWSEALNEPDVRHFLSQHGVPCEEGKADHIGALLLAASWLEDHRAINEDENAILETLFARYIMPWYATFLGKVEAHAVTPFWRAMAPLTREAISAMWDELQESTQS; encoded by the coding sequence ATGAATGAATTTTCCATGCTTTGCCGGGTGCTTGGCTCATTGTTCTATCGTTCGCCACAGGACCCGCTGTTAATACCGCTATTTGATGTGATCCGTGAAGGCAAACTCGCCGCAAGCTGGCCGCTGGAGCAGGATAAACTGCTAAAACGGTTACAAAAAAATTGTGCAATACCCGCACTGACCGCAGACTATAACGCCCTGTTTGTGGGGGAAGCATGCTCTGTTTCTCCACAAGGTGGGTGCTGGAGTGAAGCGCTGAATGAGCCAGATGTCCGCCACTTTTTGTCTCAGCATGGCGTGCCTTGTGAAGAAGGTAAGGCCGATCATATTGGCGCATTGTTGCTGGCTGCCTCCTGGCTGGAGGATCATCGCGCAATCAATGAAGATGAAAATGCCATTCTCGAAACGCTGTTTGCCCGCTACATTATGCCCTGGTATGCCACATTCCTCGGAAAAGTCGAAGCCCATGCGGTGACACCGTTCTGGCGCGCGATGGCTCCTTTAACCCGCGAAGCGATTTCGGCAATGTGGGATGAATTGCAGGAAAGTACGCAATCATAA
- a CDS encoding phosphatase gives MYPVDLHMHTVASTHAYSTLHDYIAQAKLKGIKLFAITDHGPEMADAPHYWHFVNMRIWPRRVDGIAILRGIEANIKNVHGEIDCSDAMLSSLDLLLAGFHEPVFAPQNKAVHTEAMIATMARGAVHIISHPGNPKFPIDIPEVAKAAAQYQVALEINNSSFVSSRAGSEHNCREIAAAVRDAGGWVALGSDSHTAFTLGEFTACRKILDDVNFPEDRILNVSPRRLLDFLIARGMPAIPEFADL, from the coding sequence ATGTATCCTGTTGACCTGCATATGCATACTGTCGCCAGTACCCATGCTTACAGCACCCTGCATGATTATATTGCGCAAGCAAAGCTTAAGGGGATAAAACTGTTCGCTATTACGGATCATGGACCCGAGATGGCCGATGCGCCGCATTACTGGCATTTTGTCAATATGCGTATCTGGCCGAGACGGGTAGATGGTATCGCTATTTTACGTGGCATTGAAGCCAACATTAAAAATGTCCACGGGGAAATCGACTGTTCTGACGCGATGTTATCTTCACTGGATTTATTGCTTGCCGGGTTCCATGAGCCGGTTTTTGCGCCACAAAATAAAGCGGTTCATACTGAGGCGATGATTGCCACAATGGCGAGGGGGGCGGTGCATATTATTAGCCATCCCGGTAATCCGAAGTTTCCCATCGATATCCCGGAGGTGGCAAAAGCGGCCGCGCAATATCAGGTGGCGCTGGAAATCAATAACTCCTCTTTTGTTTCTTCGCGTGCAGGCAGTGAACATAATTGCCGGGAGATTGCCGCCGCAGTACGTGACGCCGGAGGATGGGTGGCATTAGGCTCCGATTCCCATACTGCATTTACCCTGGGAGAATTCACGGCGTGTCGTAAAATTCTTGATGATGTTAACTTCCCTGAAGATCGGATCCTGAATGTATCACCACGTCGTTTACTCGACTTTTTAATCGCTCGTGGCATGCCAGCTATTCCGGAATTTGCTGATCTTTAG
- a CDS encoding IS1 family transposase (programmed frameshift) gives MAKIDVTCPFCQQTEPVKKHGVGKSGFQRYRCQSCCRTFQTDYAYRACRPGMKEQIVDLAMNNAGIRDTARTLHISINAVVRTLKNPAPRCVTTLPLDNQQIQLICEVDEMWSFAGSKKQQRWLWYAWEPRLKRIIAPTFGRRSKKTLRRLLRLLSGFHVAFWCTDNFSAYDILPDKKHIRGKLYTQRIERENLNLRNRLKRLNRKTLGYSKSVEMHDRIIGTFIERKYYV, from the exons ATGGCTAAAATTGATGTAACATGCCCGTTTTGTCAACAAACTGAACCCGTTAAAAAGCATGGCGTGGGTAAGTCCGGATTTCAGCGCTATCGTTGTCAGTCATGCTGTCGTACTTTCCAGACCGATTATGCTTATCGTGCCTGCCGCCCCGGCATGAAAGAACAAATTGTTGACCTTGCTATGAATAATGCCGGTATCCGTGATACCGCACGGACTCTACATATCAGCATCAATGCCGTTGTCCGCACTTTAAAAAACC CCGCGCCACGATGTGTAACCACATTGCCGCTGGATAATCAGCAAATCCAGCTTATCTGTGAAGTGGATGAGATGTGGTCTTTTGCTGGCAGTAAAAAGCAGCAACGCTGGCTGTGGTATGCGTGGGAGCCTCGTCTCAAACGTATTATTGCGCCTACTTTTGGGCGCAGGAGCAAAAAGACACTGCGCAGGTTACTGAGATTACTGTCAGGTTTTCATGTCGCCTTCTGGTGTACCGATAACTTCAGCGCATATGACATACTGCCGGATAAAAAACATATCAGGGGTAAGCTTTACACGCAGCGGATTGAACGGGAAAACCTGAATCTGCGTAACCGCTTAAAGCGACTGAATCGTAAGACCCTGGGGTACTCAAAATCTGTTGAGATGCATGACAGGATCATCGGCACTTTTATTGAGCGCAAATATTATGTTTGA
- a CDS encoding bacteriocin immunity protein gives MELKSKLEEYTEDEFRSFLNEFFTNPKKLKGKERQQYIDKLVAHFDLIVKHPEGNGLLFYPPDDREDSPDGVINEIIRWRKSQGLPLFKDSQRE, from the coding sequence ATGGAGCTTAAGTCAAAACTTGAGGAATACACAGAAGATGAATTTAGATCGTTCCTAAATGAATTTTTCACAAACCCTAAAAAATTAAAAGGTAAAGAGCGACAACAATACATAGATAAATTAGTTGCACACTTTGACCTAATTGTAAAGCATCCTGAAGGCAATGGATTACTATTCTATCCGCCGGATGACCGTGAAGATAGCCCTGATGGAGTAATCAACGAAATAATAAGATGGAGAAAATCCCAGGGGCTTCCACTTTTCAAAGATAGTCAGAGAGAATAA
- a CDS encoding HNH endonuclease signature motif containing protein codes for MRQFKSLNQMEIREGNAPFSIVPEQVGGRKRFEIHHIKRIIDGGAVYDFENMRIYTVRNHISLHSKKDR; via the coding sequence ATGCGTCAGTTTAAAAGCCTGAACCAAATGGAAATAAGAGAAGGTAATGCTCCTTTCAGCATAGTGCCAGAGCAAGTTGGTGGCAGGAAAAGATTTGAAATACACCATATAAAACGTATTATTGATGGTGGTGCTGTTTATGACTTTGAAAACATGCGCATATACACCGTTAGAAATCATATTAGTTTACACTCAAAGAAAGATAGGTGA
- a CDS encoding IS1 family transposase (programmed frameshift) has translation MAKIDVTCPFCQQTEPVKKHGLGKAGFQRYRCQSCCRTFQVDYAYRACQPGMKEQIVDLAMNNAGIRDTARTLHISINAVVRTFKKLAPRCVTTFPLDNQQIQLICEVDELWSFVGSKKQQRWLWYAWEPRLKRIIAHTFGRRSKKTLRRLLKLLSGFNVAFWCTDNFSAYDILPDKKHIRGKLYTQRIERENLNLRNRLKRLNRKTLGYSKSFEMHDRIIGTFIERKYYV, from the exons ATGGCTAAAATTGATGTAACATGCCCGTTTTGTCAACAAACTGAACCCGTTAAAAAGCATGGTCTGGGCAAAGCTGGATTTCAGCGCTATCGCTGTCAGTCATGCTGCCGTACTTTCCAGGTCGATTACGCTTACCGTGCCTGCCAGCCCGGCATGAAAGAACAAATTGTTGACCTTGCCATGAATAATGCGGGTATCCGCGATACCGCAAGGACTCTGCATATCAGCATTAATGCCGTTGTCCGCACTT TTAAAAAACTCGCCCCACGATGTGTAACCACGTTTCCGCTGGATAATCAGCAAATCCAGCTTATCTGTGAAGTGGATGAGTTGTGGTCTTTTGTCGGCAGTAAAAAGCAGCAACGCTGGCTGTGGTATGCATGGGAGCCTCGCCTCAAACGAATTATTGCTCATACTTTTGGACGCAGAAGCAAAAAGACACTGCGCAGGTTACTGAAATTATTGTCAGGTTTTAATGTTGCCTTCTGGTGTACCGATAACTTCAGCGCATATGACATACTGCCGGATAAAAAACATATCAGGGGTAAGCTTTACACGCAGCGGATTGAACGGGAAAACCTGAATCTGCGTAACCGGTTAAAGCGACTGAATCGTAAGACACTGGGGTACTCAAAATCTTTTGAAATGCATGACAGGATCATTGGTACTTTTATTGAGCGCAAATATTATGTTTGA